The DNA sequence CTTGCAAGCCTTCAATTAAATCGTTTACCGTATTTACTTTTAATTCTTTGTATGAACTACCTACAGCAAACACCTCACAAGCTATATCTGTTTTTGGATGTTTGGCAATAGCCAACATGGTAGCAAAAGCGAGCGTTTTTGGTGTTCCCCAATTTTTTAAACTGACATCAATCAGTATAACTCTTTTAAGCTCATTGCTTGTAGGAGGAGTTTCGCGATTGAGATAAAGTGCTTCGTTGTTTGCTAATCTGCTTAGAAATACTAAATCGTCATTGGCATATTCTGAGATTAGTAATTGGCTCAAATTGCCCTTGTTGGTAATATCTGAAACACCACCAATTGGTTGTTGGCTCGGAGTTGAGCTATGGAATGGCAAGTGCAAACCAGACCAAATTGTTTTTACTAAAGCTCCAACTCTAAATGTTTTGCTATCTTTAGTTAGCTTATCTACAAAATCATTTGAGTCGGTGTAAGTTTCTTCTAAGTTAACTTCATCGGTAATTTTAGGAACATCTGCAATTTTTTCTATAATCTCTTCGGCAGTTCTAAACTTCCGATTTAGCAGCGAAATTACCTTTAAGTCTGAATTTACTTTTAGATGCTTTAAGTCTACCTTATCATAGGTTTCAAACTGATTGTTTTTCTTAAAATCTTGGTATATCTGTGAAGATTTTTTTACTGAAATGATGTTGTGGCAATCTTTAAAAAGTGTTTGTAAAAACATATGCTTTTGATGTCCAGTTTTATATTCTTCTGGAATTGCAGTAAGCTTTTTTAAAAAGCTAATAGCATCATTTATTAGCTCTTTATCTGAAAGCATAATGTTTTTGTACAGTAAAGATTCAATCTCTTCTATAGCTTCTTTGCCATTGTGGTTTATTGCAGCTACTGCCATAAGCAATGCTCCAAATGAAGGTAAACCTTGAAAAGATAGTCTATCAATTATTTCTACAATAAGTTTCTTATAAGCGATTGTGCTACCATTTGGTATGGCTACAATCTCGCCTCTATCTTCCCACTGCCAGAAATAATTCTTACTTGCCTGAAAGTATACTTTTGAGATAATAAGTTCTTTCATTTTTGTAGCTGGTTAAATGTTTTTCGGAAAGAACTGATACTGAGAGGTTCTAACAAATGCTTTTCAATTTTGATGAAAGTAGAATTTGTATTCCACAAAATCCAACAGTTTTTTTCTGGGTTAATCTTAATCAACAAAATATCTGTAAGCATGTGTAAATCAAAATTGTAACCAACAGGAATAATCGCATTCTTATTTTTCCAATAGACCTTCCCGCTAATTGGTAAAAGTGGTTTGCCAAACAAAAGTGCTTGCTCAGGAGAGATTAAAACCCAATGTATATTTTGAAGTCTAATTTCTGGTGCTGCTTCTATATAGTTTTTGAGTAAAGACATTTCTACCAGCATTACTTCTGCCTCTTTTTCAGTCTCAGATTCTACCAGCTTTATATTTATCTTTTCTTCAATTCCGAAAAAATTATGGTTATAGCTGCCTGTTTTAAGTGGCAATGCTCTTTCTATGGGAGTCCAAAGTACTGCTGGCAAATTACAATCGGGTAAAAGGCTATTGAGCAAATACAGCTTACCTTTTTTATTATAATAGATAGTTTTATAAGGAAGACTTTTTACCTCAGCCGCATTAATTTGTGTATCTTCAAAGTTGGTAATCCACACACAATTTTTATCAAAAGCCACTTTTAGGTTGGTCCAGTGTCTAATGCTGGCAATATCTTCTTTGTGTACCGGATCTATTTTTACATAGTAAGCTATATTGTCTGTAGCATCTTTTGCCATAACGATTCAATTTCTGTCAATAAATGCTGTTTGTGTTCTTGTTTTTTAATCCAGTTGGCTCTGGTTTGCACATATCTCAGCTTATCTTTAATCACATTTTGTTCTTCAAAAGACAAATCACCAGATTCCCACTTTTCAGTTAAGAGGTTAACTTCTTTCATTAACTCTTCGGGATTAGGCACCTTATTAAACATGGCTTGCGGATGTGCATTTGCAGCTTCATCTTTTTCAATAATTGTGTCGATCACCCCTGCTAAAATTTCCATTTGTTCCTCATTATCCCAAATGTATTTAAGCACCCATAAATCTGAAGTGATGGCTTCTGTTCGGTTGCAAATAAATGCACTGGCAGCAATCAAGTTTTGGATTTTTACAGCTCTCCTGTCAGATATATTTACACCTGTGTTTCTCAGGTTATGTATCAAATCGACAAACTGTTTGATGATGGGAGACAAATCTACATTGCGGGTTAATTGCTGCAATTCTTGGATATCTATTGGATGAATAACCGGTTTTTCTGTTGGGTCTCTCCTTTCTAGTTTTCTACCTGCCATGAGCACCTCTTCCAACAAATCCGGATTTACATAATCACATTTTACTCTTATCAAAAAACGATCGAGCAAAGCATTTAAAGTTTCATCTTCTGGCAGCACGTTACTTGCTCCCACAAACATTAATGCCGGTATTTTTCTGTTTTCTTTTCCCCTTCTAAAAATCTTTTCGTTGAGGGCGAGCAGCAAGCTATTTAGAATAGCACTGTTAGCATTAAAGATTTCATCTAAGAAGATCATAGAAGCTTCTGGCAGCATGCCTTCGGTATTGGTGGCTAGCTCACCTTCTTTGAGTCTTCGAATATCGAAAGGTCCAAAAATCTCATTCGGTTCTGTAAATCTGGTGAGTAGATATTCGAAGTTTTTACCATCTTCGATACAGTCTGAAAGCAACCTAACAATGGCACTTTTCGCAGTACCCGGAGGACCTAACAGAAAAGCATTTTCTTGTGCTAGTAAGCTTATGCCAAGCAAATCGATAATTTCATCTTTGCCAACAAAAGCATCTTTTAGATAATTTAAAACGCTGGTTAGTTTTTCAATTTTGTTCATCTATATTAAGTAGTTTAAAACCTTCCCAATATGTTTCGCTATAAATACCCATATTACTCGAAATTTTATTATAAAATAATGGGATTTTGGCTAATTTAATGTTTTTATATTTGATTATCCTGTTTAGGTAAAGTTGTTCTAGACATTGATTATCTAATATTGTTTTATAGTCAGTTGCC is a window from the Chondrinema litorale genome containing:
- a CDS encoding AAA family ATPase; translated protein: MNKIEKLTSVLNYLKDAFVGKDEIIDLLGISLLAQENAFLLGPPGTAKSAIVRLLSDCIEDGKNFEYLLTRFTEPNEIFGPFDIRRLKEGELATNTEGMLPEASMIFLDEIFNANSAILNSLLLALNEKIFRRGKENRKIPALMFVGASNVLPEDETLNALLDRFLIRVKCDYVNPDLLEEVLMAGRKLERRDPTEKPVIHPIDIQELQQLTRNVDLSPIIKQFVDLIHNLRNTGVNISDRRAVKIQNLIAASAFICNRTEAITSDLWVLKYIWDNEEQMEILAGVIDTIIEKDEAANAHPQAMFNKVPNPEELMKEVNLLTEKWESGDLSFEEQNVIKDKLRYVQTRANWIKKQEHKQHLLTEIESLWQKMLQTI